One genomic segment of Rivularia sp. PCC 7116 includes these proteins:
- a CDS encoding ATP-binding protein — MDLSKIALLLFKAVLQEAKNSHRASESGYSIYNLLFWIIAEKIAESQLEAILHDLIDLANRDLEKENQSSNTIQQYYAEKISVEKKDIHSTLQNLITIYNYQELIKNQNTAKLDKFKSIYHNLPARDCNGFVGRSTEIKELLELLSFESLTPRISIEGLGGVGKTTLVLDIAYRYLQAGKNSHSPFEAIVFTSAKPQHFTNKDIFPQLLRQRTLQDILRAIARTIKCPDTVTTNFKETYEQVYSRLANMPTLLIVDNLDALEHEQEVINFLSELPATVKVIITSRETTPFTRICLHPLTQTEGLTLIQNQATEKNVELTLKESRQLYQATGGIPAAIVYAVGQLAFGYRFADVCPQMMNHQGDFSRFYFDNSIQTLKGDSSHLILMALALFPKATMFESICSVVGIKDNHQALDALAKLQQLSLVTCHRGYYNILPLTREYALSELVANPEFASLVRKRWVNWYLDFAQKYGGKYEKEWNEYHELEAEWENICEVMEWCIAKDEYANAYILWQHINCYTYSQGYRRNRLHYWDTPLHWLEWLIEAAQKRQDLSNAARMMSDYAWKLILIGQPQHLNQADSLLAESWKLRLHLTASEQANLAIHILVWYIQLKQFGFATFWINQVETILDDSYIEDSVSIRISLQLLYYKGEIYYKNGDYQRSQLLFQEIVEQSRNIGWQRMIFLAKDFLADISIKQGKLQQAQQFLMEGMQTAQENRDSCSRAYMMRSLARLELHQGNLYLALSWANQAKASFNSLGMLSEAEETQSLLAFGNS; from the coding sequence ATGGACTTATCCAAGATTGCACTGCTATTATTCAAAGCTGTTTTACAAGAGGCAAAAAACTCCCATAGAGCTTCGGAGTCTGGTTATTCTATATATAATCTTCTCTTTTGGATTATTGCAGAAAAAATTGCGGAATCGCAATTAGAAGCGATTTTGCACGATCTGATAGATTTAGCTAATCGCGATCTTGAGAAGGAAAATCAATCAAGCAATACAATACAGCAGTACTACGCAGAAAAAATATCTGTTGAAAAAAAAGATATACATAGCACGCTGCAAAATTTGATTACTATATATAATTATCAAGAGTTAATCAAAAATCAAAATACAGCTAAGCTTGATAAATTTAAATCTATTTACCACAATTTACCAGCCCGCGATTGCAATGGATTTGTTGGCAGGAGTACAGAAATCAAAGAATTGCTGGAGTTGCTTTCTTTTGAAAGTCTTACTCCCCGGATAAGCATCGAAGGTTTGGGGGGTGTGGGAAAGACGACTTTAGTCTTAGATATTGCTTATCGTTATTTGCAAGCGGGTAAAAATAGCCATTCTCCTTTTGAAGCCATAGTGTTCACCTCCGCGAAACCGCAACACTTTACAAATAAAGATATTTTTCCGCAACTTTTGCGCCAGAGAACTCTTCAAGATATTTTGCGGGCTATTGCACGTACTATAAAATGTCCCGATACTGTAACCACTAACTTTAAAGAGACTTACGAGCAAGTTTATAGTCGTTTGGCAAATATGCCAACTTTATTAATAGTAGATAATTTAGATGCTTTGGAACACGAGCAAGAAGTTATCAATTTTTTGTCTGAATTACCTGCGACGGTAAAAGTTATTATTACCAGTCGAGAAACAACCCCCTTTACTCGAATTTGCTTACATCCTTTAACTCAAACTGAAGGATTGACTTTAATTCAAAATCAAGCCACAGAAAAAAATGTAGAATTAACCTTGAAGGAATCCCGACAACTTTATCAAGCTACTGGGGGAATTCCCGCCGCAATCGTATATGCTGTAGGACAATTAGCATTTGGCTATCGATTTGCTGATGTTTGTCCTCAGATGATGAATCATCAAGGCGATTTTTCACGTTTTTATTTTGACAATTCGATCCAAACTCTCAAAGGAGATTCATCTCATCTAATTTTGATGGCTTTAGCGCTGTTTCCCAAAGCTACGATGTTTGAATCAATTTGCAGTGTTGTAGGGATAAAAGATAATCACCAAGCTTTAGATGCTTTAGCTAAATTGCAACAGCTTTCTTTAGTTACTTGCCATCGGGGATATTATAATATATTACCTTTAACTCGGGAATATGCTCTCTCAGAATTAGTTGCAAACCCCGAATTTGCATCGCTGGTACGCAAACGGTGGGTGAATTGGTATCTCGATTTTGCTCAAAAATACGGTGGAAAATATGAGAAAGAATGGAATGAATATCACGAGTTAGAAGCAGAATGGGAAAATATTTGTGAAGTGATGGAATGGTGTATTGCTAAAGATGAATACGCTAATGCGTACATTCTGTGGCAACATATAAATTGCTATACTTATTCTCAAGGATATCGCCGAAATCGTCTTCATTATTGGGATACTCCTCTACACTGGTTGGAATGGTTAATTGAAGCGGCTCAAAAAAGGCAAGATTTATCTAATGCTGCTAGAATGATGAGCGATTATGCTTGGAAATTAATTTTAATCGGACAGCCGCAACATTTGAATCAAGCAGATAGTTTGCTAGCTGAATCTTGGAAACTCCGCCTTCATTTAACTGCTAGCGAGCAAGCGAATTTAGCAATTCATATTTTGGTTTGGTACATTCAACTCAAACAATTTGGATTTGCAACATTTTGGATTAACCAAGTTGAAACTATCCTAGATGATTCCTATATTGAAGATTCTGTGTCAATTCGTATTTCTCTGCAACTTCTTTACTATAAAGGAGAAATTTATTACAAAAATGGTGACTATCAAAGAAGTCAATTACTATTTCAAGAAATTGTCGAACAATCTCGAAATATTGGCTGGCAACGAATGATATTTCTCGCTAAAGACTTTTTAGCAGATATATCAATTAAACAAGGAAAATTACAACAAGCACAGCAGTTCTTAATGGAAGGGATGCAAACAGCCCAAGAAAATAGAGATAGCTGTAGTAGAGCTTATATGATGCGTTCTTTAGCGAGATTAGAACTTCATCAAGGTAACTTGTATTTAGCGTTGTCTTGGGCAAATCAAGCAAAAGCCAGTTTTAATAGTTTGGGTATGCTTTCCGAAGCCGAAGAAACTCAATCTTTACTAGCATTTGGCAATAGTTAA
- a CDS encoding methylenetetrahydrofolate reductase has product MLGTLNPTQLTTFRASAQAGEFLITAEVAPPKGGNPQHMVEMAATLKGRVHAVNITDGSRAVLRMSSFAASVILQQQGIEPICQMACRDRNRIGLQSDLMGAHALGIRNILALTGDPVKAGDHPDAKSVFDLESVRLLQLIEKLNNGFDSNDKALTDGATDLFVGAAVDPQCRSWSGLQKRFERKLAAGAQFFQSQMITDFELLEKFMTQIAAGCNKPILAGIFLFKSAKNARFINKCVPGVTIPEHIIDRLEQAKNPLEEGMKIAAEQVQIAQELCQGVHMMAVKREDLIVPILDMAGVKAVRKF; this is encoded by the coding sequence ATGCTTGGTACGCTAAATCCGACTCAATTAACAACATTCCGTGCGTCAGCACAAGCTGGGGAATTCCTAATTACTGCTGAAGTCGCACCACCAAAAGGCGGTAATCCACAACACATGGTAGAAATGGCGGCGACTCTTAAGGGGAGAGTTCATGCCGTCAATATTACCGATGGTAGCCGCGCAGTTCTACGGATGTCTTCTTTTGCAGCATCTGTAATATTACAGCAACAGGGAATCGAGCCGATATGTCAAATGGCTTGTCGAGACAGAAACCGCATTGGTTTACAAAGTGACTTGATGGGCGCTCATGCTTTAGGCATCCGCAATATTTTAGCTTTGACCGGCGATCCAGTAAAAGCGGGAGACCACCCCGACGCAAAAAGCGTGTTCGATTTAGAATCAGTACGTTTACTGCAATTAATTGAAAAACTAAACAATGGCTTTGATAGTAACGATAAAGCCTTAACTGACGGAGCCACCGACTTATTTGTAGGAGCCGCAGTAGATCCACAATGTCGTAGTTGGAGCGGTTTACAAAAAAGATTCGAGCGTAAATTAGCAGCAGGAGCGCAATTTTTCCAAAGTCAAATGATTACAGACTTTGAACTTTTGGAGAAATTTATGACTCAAATTGCCGCAGGTTGTAACAAACCAATTCTAGCGGGAATTTTTCTCTTTAAGTCGGCAAAAAATGCTCGGTTTATTAATAAATGCGTTCCTGGGGTGACAATTCCCGAGCATATAATTGATAGATTAGAACAAGCTAAAAATCCTTTAGAAGAAGGAATGAAAATCGCAGCCGAACAGGTACAAATTGCCCAAGAATTGTGTCAAGGTGTGCATATGATGGCGGTGAAACGCGAAGATTTGATAGTGCCAATATTGGATATGGCTGGAGTGAAAGCGGTTAGGAAATTTTAG
- the trpS gene encoding tryptophan--tRNA ligase: protein MAKQRVFSGVQPTGNLHLGNYLGAIRNWIEIQNQYKDEYENYFCIVDLHAITVPQDPKKLAANTYHLAAIYLACGLDLNYSNIFVQSHVPAHSELTWLFNCITPLNWLEDMIQYKEKAIKQGENVNVGLLDYPVLMAADILLYQADKVPVGEDQKQHLELTRDIVNRFNHQFGKPEKPVLKLPEPIIRKEGARVMSLTDGTSKMSKSDPSELSRINLTDTPAEITKKIKRCKTDPVRGLEFDNPERPECNNLLTLYMLLSGKTKEEVAAECQDMGWGQFKPLLAETAVNALQPIQEKYQAVMDDKAYLEQVLRDGREKAEAIANQTLQKVKSALGFSMPL, encoded by the coding sequence ATGGCTAAACAACGAGTTTTTTCTGGAGTACAACCAACAGGTAATTTACATTTGGGTAACTATTTAGGAGCAATTCGCAACTGGATAGAAATTCAAAACCAGTATAAAGACGAATATGAAAATTATTTTTGTATCGTAGATTTACATGCAATTACCGTACCGCAAGACCCCAAAAAGTTGGCGGCAAATACTTATCATTTAGCTGCAATTTATTTGGCGTGCGGTTTGGATTTAAATTATTCTAATATCTTCGTACAGTCTCACGTTCCCGCCCACAGCGAATTAACCTGGTTGTTTAACTGTATCACTCCCCTCAACTGGTTGGAAGATATGATTCAGTACAAGGAAAAAGCAATCAAGCAGGGTGAAAACGTAAACGTGGGTTTGCTGGATTATCCCGTACTGATGGCTGCTGATATTTTGCTGTATCAAGCTGACAAAGTTCCTGTAGGTGAAGACCAAAAACAACACTTAGAATTAACAAGAGATATTGTCAATAGATTTAATCATCAATTCGGTAAACCAGAAAAACCTGTATTAAAATTACCAGAGCCGATAATTCGTAAAGAAGGGGCGAGGGTAATGAGTTTGACAGACGGTACCAGTAAAATGTCTAAGTCCGACCCCTCAGAATTAAGTCGGATTAACTTGACAGATACCCCAGCTGAAATTACCAAGAAAATCAAACGCTGTAAAACTGACCCAGTTCGCGGTTTAGAGTTTGATAATCCCGAGCGCCCCGAATGCAATAATTTATTAACTTTGTATATGCTGCTTTCCGGTAAAACCAAAGAAGAAGTAGCAGCAGAATGTCAAGATATGGGCTGGGGTCAATTTAAGCCCTTGTTAGCAGAAACTGCTGTTAATGCCCTGCAACCCATTCAAGAGAAGTATCAAGCTGTAATGGACGATAAAGCTTATCTAGAGCAGGTTTTACGCGACGGTAGAGAAAAAGCCGAGGCGATCGCCAATCAAACTTTGCAAAAAGTAAAATCGGCATTAGGCTTCTCTATGCCTCTATAA
- the pip gene encoding prolyl aminopeptidase: MRELYPPREAYQEGKLQVSDLHTIYFEESGNPQGKPIVVLHGGPGGGCPSYYRQYFNPEKWRLIMFDQRGCGKSTPHAELRENTTWDLVGDIERLREHLGIDKWVVFGGSWGSTLSLAYSQTHPERCTGLILRGIFMLRQKELHWFYQEGASNIFPDAWEEYLKPIPPEERGDLLNAYYKRLTSEDKQVRQEAAKDWSIWEASTSKLFLDKSLMNTFGESAFADAFARIECHYFVNKGFFEREDQLLLNVDKIRHIPAVIVQGRYDVVCPMVSAWELHKVWSEAEFIVVPDAGHSMTEPGIQSALIDATDRF, encoded by the coding sequence ATGCGCGAATTATATCCACCAAGGGAAGCTTATCAAGAAGGTAAATTACAGGTTTCGGATTTACATACAATTTATTTTGAAGAGTCGGGGAATCCCCAGGGTAAACCTATTGTAGTATTGCATGGCGGTCCTGGTGGTGGATGTCCGAGTTATTATCGTCAGTATTTTAATCCGGAAAAATGGCGTTTAATCATGTTCGATCAACGTGGTTGCGGTAAAAGTACTCCTCATGCAGAATTACGGGAAAACACAACTTGGGATTTAGTCGGCGATATTGAAAGATTACGCGAGCATTTAGGAATAGATAAGTGGGTTGTGTTTGGTGGAAGTTGGGGAAGTACGCTTTCCCTGGCTTACAGTCAAACTCATCCGGAGCGCTGCACGGGTTTGATTTTACGCGGTATTTTTATGCTGCGTCAAAAGGAATTGCATTGGTTTTATCAAGAAGGTGCGAGCAATATTTTCCCCGATGCTTGGGAGGAATATTTAAAGCCAATTCCCCCAGAAGAAAGAGGTGATTTGTTAAATGCTTATTATAAAAGATTGACTAGTGAAGATAAACAAGTCAGGCAGGAAGCAGCAAAAGATTGGTCAATTTGGGAAGCAAGTACTAGTAAATTGTTTTTAGATAAATCTTTAATGAATACTTTTGGTGAAAGCGCTTTTGCTGATGCTTTCGCCAGAATTGAATGTCATTATTTTGTAAATAAGGGATTTTTTGAAAGAGAAGACCAATTGCTTTTAAATGTTGATAAAATACGTCATATTCCGGCTGTCATTGTTCAGGGAAGATACGATGTAGTTTGTCCGATGGTGTCGGCTTGGGAATTACACAAAGTTTGGTCGGAAGCTGAGTTTATTGTGGTTCCCGATGCCGGACATTCTATGACTGAACCGGGTATTCAAAGTGCTTTGATTGATGCAACAGATAGGTTTTAA
- a CDS encoding oxygenase MpaB family protein encodes MHPKRYNNLHEIKQLDAVSDHCQIYHLMTGYEFPWDMVRSLEVALMRTFCVPSVSKLLDKTQEFNKRPQKRYDDTSIIVVEISKWGYDDTRGKQAIERMNAIHSRFKIANEDFLYVLSTFIYDPIRWNARFGWRAMCDNEKLSSFYFWREVGIRMHIQDIPETYEEFERYNLDYEEKYFRFAESNRRVGEATQNLFLSWFPSWMHSALKPATLALLDDSMLDAFGFEHPSNFLRNAVANSLKIRARVLRLFPPRLTSDFYIDSPIRSYPDGYEIANVGASGKED; translated from the coding sequence GTGCATCCCAAACGCTACAATAATCTCCATGAAATTAAACAACTTGATGCTGTAAGCGATCATTGTCAGATTTACCATTTAATGACGGGGTATGAGTTCCCTTGGGATATGGTTCGTTCGTTGGAAGTTGCTTTGATGCGAACTTTCTGCGTTCCGAGTGTTTCTAAATTGCTGGATAAAACCCAAGAATTTAACAAACGTCCACAAAAACGCTATGACGATACCTCAATTATTGTTGTTGAGATTAGTAAGTGGGGTTACGATGATACTCGCGGTAAACAAGCAATCGAACGAATGAATGCGATTCATTCTCGGTTTAAAATTGCTAACGAAGATTTTCTCTACGTGCTTTCAACTTTTATATACGATCCAATTCGTTGGAATGCTCGTTTCGGTTGGCGTGCAATGTGCGATAATGAAAAGCTATCATCTTTTTATTTTTGGCGGGAAGTAGGTATTAGGATGCATATTCAAGACATTCCTGAAACCTATGAAGAATTTGAACGCTATAATCTCGATTACGAAGAAAAATATTTCCGTTTTGCAGAAAGTAACCGTCGAGTGGGTGAAGCTACACAAAACTTATTTTTAAGTTGGTTCCCTTCGTGGATGCATTCTGCTTTAAAACCTGCAACATTGGCTTTACTTGACGATAGTATGCTTGATGCTTTTGGATTTGAACATCCTTCTAATTTCTTGCGAAATGCAGTTGCAAATAGTTTAAAAATTCGGGCTAGGGTATTGCGTTTGTTTCCTCCCAGGTTGACTTCTGATTTTTATATTGATTCTCCCATTCGTAGTTATCCGGATGGTTATGAAATTGCGAATGTGGGAGCTTCGGGGAAAGAGGATTAG